One window of the Cryptomeria japonica chromosome 7, Sugi_1.0, whole genome shotgun sequence genome contains the following:
- the LOC131033989 gene encoding protein NETWORKED 1D, with translation MFSAKSTRRYSWWWDSHLSPKNSKWLQENLTDMDANVKAMLKLIEEDADSFAKRAEMYYKKRPELVHLVEEFYRAYRALAERYDHISGELRQVHYTIAEAFPNQMQHVMHGDFPQASSLEWASDQSFESPLKTKSVFDTDEMIKSDGQKVDSPFQVHNKAISSPNATEDASEVAKIQGLKQVIDIIKEYKALEKRILQLQEELNNVQIEKQKMKEDSLSQVKQINSLEEQLFSLKKQNKELDDEGQALRLKLEIESKQHQNLQTEMQNLKAGSQNTNQGSTEKGIQSADFYEQNGDRNDKKHNVKDELNELQQENTRLSELVMKGVQRLEKAEEETQNLQQALSELHEEKENLILKRQNDLILFQTSKNKEKDLQVRLVLLQEENNRIKDELSAGAVHLKIMEEKTRNLESEKNAVQLEKGHIIQKTGLLIEELTSMRNEEQKLRMRLQDETTNSRRIDAALKSCQQALSQSQEQQKLLTAEIQVGTQRLKDANRKIKFLQGEISELQKQNSNMAEQISSGSMSIKDLEGEIFKMKQEKIDLLNAVAFRVDQRNALQQELYCLREERNDLDRRFQTIEKQIEPLGLDLNNLQSYFVSLQEDNQKLTELCRKYNDENSTMSTIVKQREEELVERKKAIEDLVSVHTLEIEKLKDDMKNLHLLYQDLQEEKLMLTAESEQQKNQRNVLETHLHDFQKRHSQLERENLELEEKLKNLLGNVEHLREQLHVFQSEKEKADCDITACHSQISNLEKQVSLLQADGNDLRTKIQEETGKQEKIQIEMGKLKQLLDQMEERNTALSDECQKHIGEFMAVEERMTKVERELHVQNMENVSLVDNLSLKVKFNKELKLQIQKLQNLLLVPDIEGWQEEDAHIQSMQLFDNIIKKVKIIQTDLLCVEEANKRLSTVVAAMSIHVEQLKTDVSVMQSEKHSLEEEAAISSQNLEKLQKDLLISEHAADSLRIQLQVTEERGRNLEEETRNLQYALMSSENAKLVLQNEHHRTLQNYDSVKAHLAELQGRFCVGEKETQMFLTEVLTQISLITILESNLGERDEKIQQLIERLQKLDEEKKELENEVQTGSRKSQMLEVEMNHLQKTVQSFEADKRHADALQSEFNLLSAKFEQMNHQVETDSYLIKEKDKVLDELRQRQQAVEEENALLAADFLSMKKERAMDEMTLNKLQLQVSLMTEEINHLSESERNLEEELKNLQHSLVSSHDGHLLLQDEHQRTLQDYNAIKTQIDQLQGRFCAVEQENTLFVVEFLTQMNLLTILESNILERDEHVQQLVESLSKLHKEKMELESKMQTGARKSQMLETKVQKLQEVMQIFHEEKRHADTLQKEFKLLNEKCEQINLQRQTGNHLLKEKDKILGELRQQLQASDEEKIALSKDMENVKQEHARIQMTVNELSQQMCSLTDDNIHLKQELSDANKNKTKAKEELHGMQRKIEILSKKLFSSEVQEKKLQSDVLWLREEGDELRSQLRNQTEQATVLELDVEEMFEAQQSTLLENVLLKDGIQKIYHACQLLQAQTRELEEEKKKQDAEATTQVAYIKLLEQNIADLETGKNNAGAKVATIFSLLGPFKEDVCMLKQEVLDQMNALKKDTHKLKDDLLESLEDARSKLQETNLETCGEKESRVYGVQKLQAQIEHVDTEYEEKNQTLKDESHGSVAEDSDFNVRLEDPLNGEMQLESGNNSQKMELHEHTQNAGQLQETMIIQDGQHLQSKEVESLKAKLEETKKHQMHVLKLLELVIGPKPGGVSLDVESCQLAEDKLKEILQEMLCLKHENEKLKDYTLRLSCEIENFEAALGLKYKKGINDGPSQSYSHRKKLNHKTKRIEDRSCIPNGSIQWELNSEGDKYLTLEKGCEIEYQNEVSFEKDKMLHDEYDIEVADSYACRDKGLLPMQESVHDLDSITGKNNTVLEDFDLFQEKHARVENQVKELSEKGKVIDVKSKAAQDLAMKSVEMQPTVVDIEKLKDKIKGLQAQLKILQQENIQLKGEGTNSKKVDFQELSHSRKAELFEVESLESQEEKEVVVDEVKILAQTNDIGELDILQEENRKYWTRLDFVNKKVQSLQNAIQELQQRLKTVKQKNKKLKDDRWYKGLDYKSLEKQLKEHQGQLKQLVEHNNRLRKDVKYVFACISRIQDDKSGREHKSDEETLISCQQNARISERLESGSEKARVLESEVQRIRLTLVRFQQQVLDEGPKIRVPLRTFLVGSNKKERPLKKPACCACMHPPTLN, from the exons ATATGGATGCCAATGTCAAAGCCATGTTGAAGCTCATAGAAGAGGATGCCGATTCATTTGCCAAGCGGGCAGAAATGTATTACAAAAAACGACCAGAGCTTGTGCATCTGGTTGAAGAGTTTTATAGAGCATATCGTGCTTTAGCAGAAAGGTATGATCATATTTCTGGGGAGCTGCGGCAAGTGCATTATACTATTGCAGAGGCATTTCCAAACCAAATGCAGCATGTAATGCATGGAGACTTTCCTCAAGCATCTAGCTTGGAATGGGCAAGTGATCAATCTTTTGAAAGTCCACTAAAAACAAAGAGTGTATTTGATACTGATGAAATGATTAAAAGTGATGGTCAGAAAGTGGATTCTCCTTTTCAGGTGCATAATAAGGCCATATCTTCTCCTAATGCAACAGAGGATGCAAGTGAAGTAGCAAAAATACAGGGATTGAAGCAGGTGATTGATATAATCAAAGAATACAAGGCCCTAGAGAAAAGGATATTGCAGTTGCAAGAGGAGTTGAATAATGTCCAAATAGAGAAGCAGAAAATGAAAGAAGATTCATTGTCTCAAGTCAAACAAATCAATTCTCTTGAGGAACAATTATTCTCTTTGAAGAAGCAAAACAAAGAGCTTGACGATGAAGGGCAGGCACTAAGACTCAAACTAGAAATTGAAAGCAAGCAACATCAAAATCTTCAAACAGAAATGCAAAATTTAAAAGCAGGATCACAGAACACAAACCAGGGGAGCACAGAAAAAGGAATTCAGTCTGCAGATTTCTATGAACAAAATGGAGATAGAAATGATAAAAAGCATAACGTTAAAGATGAGCTTAATGAGTTGCAACAAGAGAACACAAGGCTTAGTGAACTGGTTATGAAGGGTGTTCAGCGGCTGGAAAAGGCAGAAGAAGAAACTCAAAATCTTCAACAGGCTCTTTCAGAATTACATGAAGAGAAAGAGAATTTGATTCTTAAGCGCCAAAATGATCTCATTCTTTTCCAGACAtctaaaaataaagaaaaggatttGCAGGTTAGATTGGTTCTCTTACAAGAAGAAAATAATAGGATTAAAGATGAGCTATCAGCTGGAGCTGTGCACTTGAAGATAATGGAAGAGAAGACACGCAACTTAGAAAGTGAGAAGAATGCTGTTCAGTTAGAGAAGGGGCATATAATCCAGAAGACAGGCTTGCTAATAGAAGAATTGACTTCTATGCGCAATGAGGAACAGAAACTTAGAATGAGACTACAAGATGAGACAACTAACAGCAGGAGGATCGATGCAGCCCTGAAAAGCTGTCAACAGGCTTTAAGTCAGTCACAGGAACAGCAAAAATTACTGACAGCAGAGATACAAGTTGGAACCCAGAGGCTTAAAGATGCCAacagaaaaattaaatttctacagGGAGAGATTTCAGAGCTACAAAAACAAAATAGCAATATGGCTGAACAAATCTCATCTGGATCAATGTCCATCAAGGATCTAGAAGGGGAAATTTTCAAGATGAAGCAAGAGAAAATTGATTTGTTAAATGCTGTTGCATTTCGTGTGGACCAGAGGAATGCTCTGCAGCAAGAACTGTACTGCTTGCGAGAAGAAAGAAATGATTTGGACAGAAGATTTCAGACAATTGAGAAGCAAATTGAACCATTAGGATTGGACCTGAATAATTTACAGTCTTATTTTGTAAGTCTACAAGAAGACAACCAAAAATTGACAGAGCTTTGCAGAAAATATAATGATGAGAACTCAACAATGTCAACTATTGTAAAACAACGGGAGGAAGAGCTGGTAGAGAGAAAGAAAGCCATAGAAGATCTGGTGTCAGTCCACACACTAGAGATAGAGAAACTTAAAGATGACATGAAGAATCTGCATCTCTTGTACCAGGATTTGCAGGAAGAGAAGCTTATGCTAACAGCTGAGAGTGAGCAGCAGAAAAACCAGAGGAACGTATTAGAAACACATTTACATGACTTCCAGAAAAGGCATTCTCAACTTGAAAGAGAAAACTTGGAGCTGGAGGAGAAGTTGAAAAACTTATTGGGAAATGTCGAACACCTTCGTGAGCAACTGCATGTTTTCCAAAGTGAGAAAGAAAAAGCTGATTGTGACATCACAGCATGTCATAGTCAAATAAGTAATTTGGAAAAACAGGTTTCCCTATTGCAAGCAGATGGAAATGATTTGAGGACTAAAATACAAGAAGAAACTGGAAAACAGGAAAAAATTCAAATTGAGATGGGGAAGTTAAAGCAATTACTAGATCAAATGGAAGAGAGGAATACAGCACTATCAGATGAATGCCAAAAACATATTGGAGAATTTATGGCTGTAGAAGAAAGGATGACAAAAGTAGAAAGGGAACTACACGTACAAAACATGGAAAATGTTTCCTTGGTGGATAACCTTTCTTTGAAAGTGAAATTTAACAAAGAACTGAAACTACAGATTCAGAAACTTCAGAACTTACTTCTTGTACCTGATATTGAGGGGTGGCAAGAGGAAGATGCACACATACAAAGCATGCAGCTGtttgataatattataaaaaaagtcAAAATCATTCAAACAGATCTTTTGTGTGTTGAAGAAGCAAACAAGAGACTTTCCACTGTTGTAGCAGCAATGAGTATACATGTAGAACAGTTGAAAACAGATGTATCTGTTATGCAATCAGAAAAACATTCCCTTGAAGAAGAGGCCGCAATCAGTTCTCAGAACTTAGAAAAGTTGCAAAAGGATCTTTTAATTTCAGAACATGCAGCAGATAGTCTAAGAATACAATTGCAAGTCACTGAAGAGAGAGGCAGAAATCTAGAAGAAGAAACAAGGAATTTGCAATACGCTTTAATGAGTTCTGAAAATGCAAAGTTGGTGTTGCAAAATGAACATCACAGAACTCTACAAAATTACGATTCTGTCAAAGCACACCTTGCAGAATTACAAGGCAGATTTTGTGTTGGTGAAAAAGAAACCCAGATGTTTCTCACTGAAGTCCTGACACAAATAAGTTTAATAACTATCCTAGAAAGTAATCTTGGTGAAAGGGATGAGAAAATACAGCAATTGATTGAACGGTTACAGAAGTTAGATGAAGAAAAAAAAGAGCTAGAAAACGAGGTGCAAACAGGTTCAAGAAAATCACAAATGTTAGAAGTTGAGATGAATCACCTTCAGAAAACCGTACAAAGCTTTGAGGCTGACAAGAGACATGCAGATGCATTGCAGAGTGAATTTAATCTTCTCAGTGCAAAGTTTGAACAGATGAATCATCAAGTAGAAACTGATAGTTACTTaataaaagaaaaggataaagtgCTTGATGAATTAAGGCAGCGACAGCAAGCTGTTGAGGAAGAAAATGCATTATTGGCAGCAGATTTTTTAAGCATGAAGAAGGAACGTGCCATGGATGAAATGACATTGAATAAACTTCAGCTGCAAGTTTCCTTAATGACAGAGGAGATTAACCATCTCAGCGAATCAGAAAGAAATCTAGAAGAAGAATTgaagaatctgcaacattctttAGTTAGTTCTCATGATGGGCACTTGTTATTGCAAGATGAACACCAGAGAACTCTACAAGATTACAATGCAATTAAAACACAAATTGATCAATTACAAGGCAGATTTTGTGCTGTTGAACAAGAAAATACATTGTTTGTTGTTGAATTTCTCACACAAATGAATCTTCTTACTATATTGGAGAGTAACATTCTTGAAAGGGATGAGCATGTACAGCAATTGGTTGAAAGTTTAAGCAAGTTGCACAAAGAGAAAATGGAGCTTGAAAGCAAAATGCAAACAGGTGCTAGAAAATCACAAATGCTAGAAACTAAGGTACAGAAACTTCAGGAGGTGATGCAAATATTCCACGAGGAGAAGAGACATGCAGATACATTGCAGAAAGAGTTTAAACTGCTTAATGAAAAGTGTGAGCAAATAAACCTTCAGCGACAAACTGGTAATCACCTGTTGAAAGAAAAGGACAAGATACTTGGTGAGCTAAGGCAGCAGTTGCAAGCTTCTGATGAAGAAAAGATAGCATTATCAAAAGATATGGAAAATGTGAAACAGGAGCATGCCAGAATTCAAATGACTGTGAATGAACTTTCACAGCAAATGTGCTCATTGACAGATGACAATATTCATCTCAAGCAAGAATTATCAGATGcaaacaaaaacaagacaaaagcaaaagaGGAATTGCATGGCATGCAAAGAAAGATCGAGATTCTTAGCAAGAAGTTATTTTCTAGTGAAGTGCAGGAAAAGAAGCTGCAGAGTGATGTTTTATGGCTTAGAGAAGAAGGAGATGAGCTAAGAAGTCAATTGCGAAATCAAACTGAGCAGGCTACTGTATTGGAACTAGATGTAGAGGAAATGTTTGAAGCCCAGCAATCCACCCTGCTAGAGAATGTACTGTTGAAAGATGGAATTCAAAAGATCTATCATGCATGCCAATTACTTCAGGCACAGACAAGGGAgcttgaagaagagaagaagaaacaagatgcTGAGGCAACAACTCAGGTTGCTTACATAAAATTGCTTGAGCAAAATATTGCTGATCTGGAAACTGGAAAGAACAATGCAGGAGCTAAAGTTGCAACGATATTCAGCCTACTTGGCCCTTTTAAAGAAGATGTATGCATGTTGAAGCAAGAAGTTTTGGATCAAATGAATGCCCTCAAAAAGGACACTCACAAACTTAAG GATGATCTGCTGGAGTCACTTGAAGATGCCAGGAGTAAATTGCAAGAAACAAACCTGGAAACATGTGGGGAAAAAGAAAGTCGAGTTTATGGCGTGCAGAAGCTGCAGGCACAGATTGAACATGTTGACACAGAGTATGAAGAGAAAAATCAGACTTTGAAAGATGAATCCCATGGATCTGTTGCAGAAGATTCTGATTTCAATGTCAGGTTAGAGGATCCATTAAATGGGGAAATGCAATTAGAATCAGGAAACAATTCACAAAAAATGGAACTACATGAACACACACAAAATGCTGGTCAACTACAGGAGACAATGATCATTCAGGATGGACAACATCTACAATCGAAAGAGGTGGAGAGCTTAAAGGCCAAGCTTGAGGAAACAAAAAAGCACCAAATGCATGTGTTAAAGCTGCTTGAGTTGGTCATTGGTCCAAAGCCAGGTGGAGTATCATTAGATGTGGAAAGCTGCCAACTTGCAGAAGATAAACTTAAGGAAATCCTCCAAGAAATGCTTTGCTTGAAACATGAAAATGAGAAGCTTAAAGATTATACCTTGCGCCTGTCATGTGAGATTGAAAACTTTGAAGCTGCTTTAGGTTTGAAGTACAAAAAAGGCATCAATGATGGCCCCTCACAATCATACAGTCATAGAAAAAAATTGAACCATAAGACCAAGCGTATTGAAGACAGGAGTTGTATACCTAATGGTTCAATTCAATGGGAGCTAAATAGTGAGGGAGATAAGTATCTGACATTAGAGAAAGGATGtgaaattgaatatcaaaatgaagTGTCCTTTGAGAAAGATAAAATGTTGCATGACGAATATGATATAGAGGTCGCAGATTCTTATGCATGCAGAGATAAGGGATTGCTCCCAATGCAGGAGAGTGTTCATGATTTGGACTCCATCACTGGCAAAAATAACACTGTTTTGGAAGATTTTGATCTTTTCCAGGAGAAGCATGCCAGGGTAGAGAATCAAGTTAAGGAACTGAGTGAAAAAGGCAAAGTTATTGATGTCAAGTCTAAAGCAGCACAAGATCTGGCAATGAAGTCAGTAGAGATGCAACCCACAGTAGTAGACATAGAAAAATTGAAAGACAAGATAAAAGGATTGCAGGCTCAATTAAAAATCCTACAGCAGGAGAATATTCAACTTAAAGGTGAGGGTACTAATAGCAAAAAAgtggattttcaagagctttcCCATAGTAGGAAGGCAGAGTTGTTTGAAGTGGAATCATTGGAATCGCAAGAGGAGAAAGAGGTGGTGGTTGATGAAGTGAAAATCCTGGCACAGACCAATGATATTGGAGAACTtgatatcttgcaagaggaaaacaGAAAATATTGGACCCGGCTTGATTTTGTCAATaaaaaagttcaaagccttcaaaatGCCATTCAGGAGTTGCAACAGAGGCTGAAGACTGTCAAGCAGAAGAATAAAAAATTGAAGGATGACAGATGGTATAAGGGATTGGATTATAAGTCTCTCGAAAAACAGTTAAAAGAGCACCAAGGACAGCTCAAGCAGTTGGTAGAACACAACAATAGACTGAGAAAGGATGTCAAATATGTGTTTGCTTGTATTAGTAGAATACAGGATGATAAAAGTGGCCGGGAACATAAATCTGATGAAGAGACTTTAATCAGCTGTCAGCAAAATGCCAGAATATCAGAGAGATTAGAAAGTGGTTCAGAGAAGGCCCGGGTTTTGGAATCAGAGGTTCAAAGGATCCGGCTTACCCTCGTGAGGTTCCAACAACAAGTATTGGATGAAGGACCCAAGATCAGAGTTCCATTACGAACCTTCCTTGTTGGCAGTAACAAGAAGGAACGTCCTCTCAAGAAACCAGCATGTTGTGCCTGCATGCACCCTCCTACTCTCAACTAG